In Allomuricauda ruestringensis DSM 13258, the following proteins share a genomic window:
- a CDS encoding DUF4301 family protein has translation MIELSSKDLEQLDSKGISKEKVANQIQTFKEGIPFVQLSQAAVVGNGILRFSEKEQLNLLQYFEDHRGNLNLLKFVPASGAASRMFKAMFNFLDSYDPSKEKLSEYIERTGDKDAKKFTENLSDFPFYDLIMSRIKGKASNKDEEAYLFVKEMLTEDGLNYGFYPKGLLPFHKYDTGTATPFEEHLKEAALYAKTKGRANLHFTVSELHDEMFAKEEALVGPKISKQTDTIFKVSYSNQKPSTDTIAVDMDNRPFKNSDGTILFRPGGHGALIENLNDQDADIIFIKNIDNVVVDKNLETVANSKKMLAGVLKKVQDKAFAYAKLLENDAVSIEKSDEIKDFLEKDLNVRMPNIYDDLGVEEQKKVLKDKINRPIRVCGMVKNEGEPGGGPFWIKDAKGNISLQIIESAQIDMDNKEQAAIVQNATHFNPVDLVCGVRNHKGEKFNLLDYVDAKQGFITGKTKEGKELKALELPGLWNGGMAFWNTIFVEVPLVTFNPVKTVNNLLKPTHQA, from the coding sequence ATGATTGAATTAAGTTCTAAAGACTTGGAACAACTGGATTCCAAAGGAATTTCCAAAGAAAAAGTAGCAAACCAAATACAAACATTTAAAGAGGGCATCCCCTTTGTTCAGCTATCGCAAGCCGCTGTGGTGGGCAATGGCATACTTAGGTTTTCCGAAAAAGAGCAACTCAACCTGCTTCAATATTTTGAAGACCATAGGGGCAACCTTAACCTATTGAAGTTTGTGCCTGCTTCGGGAGCAGCATCCCGAATGTTCAAGGCCATGTTCAATTTTTTGGACAGTTATGATCCATCAAAAGAAAAACTCTCCGAATACATAGAGCGAACTGGTGACAAGGATGCTAAAAAGTTTACCGAAAATCTTTCTGATTTTCCTTTTTACGACCTCATTATGTCAAGAATAAAAGGCAAAGCTTCCAATAAGGATGAAGAAGCCTATCTTTTTGTAAAGGAGATGTTGACTGAGGATGGTCTCAATTACGGTTTTTATCCAAAAGGCCTATTGCCCTTTCATAAATATGATACAGGAACGGCAACCCCGTTCGAGGAACATTTAAAAGAAGCTGCGCTGTACGCCAAAACAAAGGGCAGGGCCAATCTACATTTTACCGTATCGGAACTGCATGATGAGATGTTTGCCAAAGAAGAAGCCTTGGTAGGGCCAAAAATTTCAAAACAGACCGATACCATTTTCAAAGTGTCCTACTCCAACCAAAAACCCTCAACGGATACAATAGCGGTGGATATGGACAACCGGCCATTCAAAAATAGCGATGGAACCATTCTGTTTCGTCCAGGAGGGCATGGGGCGCTCATAGAAAATCTTAATGATCAAGATGCCGACATTATCTTCATTAAAAATATTGATAACGTAGTCGTTGATAAAAACTTGGAGACCGTGGCCAACAGCAAAAAAATGTTGGCAGGTGTCCTAAAAAAAGTACAGGATAAGGCTTTTGCTTATGCCAAACTTTTGGAAAATGATGCTGTTTCCATTGAAAAATCGGATGAAATAAAGGACTTTTTGGAAAAAGACCTCAATGTTCGCATGCCCAATATTTATGATGATTTAGGAGTGGAAGAACAAAAGAAGGTTTTAAAAGATAAGATAAACCGCCCCATCCGAGTTTGTGGCATGGTTAAAAACGAGGGAGAACCTGGTGGAGGCCCTTTTTGGATCAAAGATGCGAAAGGTAATATCTCCCTTCAAATTATAGAGTCCGCCCAAATTGATATGGACAACAAGGAACAAGCTGCAATAGTGCAGAACGCAACACATTTTAATCCAGTGGACTTGGTCTGCGGTGTCCGGAACCATAAAGGAGAAAAGTTCAACCTATTGGATTATGTGGACGCCAAGCAAGGGTTTATTACTGGTAAAACCAAAGAAGGTAAGGAATTGAAAGCCTTGGAACTTCCTGGTCTGTGGAACGGGGGCATGGCCTTTTGGAACACCATTTTTGTAGAGGTCCCATTGGTAACGTTCAATCCGGTCAAGACCGTAAACAACCTTTTAAAGCCAACACACCAAGCATAA
- a CDS encoding hybrid sensor histidine kinase/response regulator has product MHPKSKKRFTLKIVLSYVALGILASLAAFFIYNEFKNYTSSKNQDESNEKLLKTNRLLTQLYDAENLSKLALQTKKPQDLKSYAQKVDSITQFIDSLKPLVQSNYGNQSSKLDSVQELLSQKVFNNAELRKLKVRNENNTSLDSVLKAFHDMEVGMGRITPETFAPNFDKLSPEAKRSIRKSVAILNKNIPNSDGNTDANNIDSILEVSKSILNKAITETATAERTVLQKELEIYRTDLELSQKMRGILSDFEREMAQNTYLDTLQQEEALKKSTRLAGGAVILGLIIVIVFTFMISKDYWKVQEYRERLERAKKYSESLLKSREQLISTVSHDLRTPLNTISGYSDLIEQSGLNTKQLNYLKKIKSSSGYVDNLVNDLLDYSKLEAGKIQLDKVPFALFQLIEETAVDFEEIQSKKRVLLQLKIADDLKTPIINDPFRIRQILTNLIGNAFKFTDSGHVKVAAVVEEKNKATWVRIDVEDTGIGIPVEKQESIFQEFTQAGAPSQKAQIGYGLGLTISRKLTELLGGKLSLKSKVGKGSTFTVRVPVEFSKIEVVENNSKAFVSKPKELSILVIDDDENMLGLISEVCKINYIKTETLLSFDDFELSKIHQFDAVLTDIQMPTTNGFSVLKTIKSIGYKNPVIAMTGQQIGNKTDYLDPGFSDVLQKPFTANSLLHVLRSTEKVALSNAIPASESSMFTLKNISPFLDEPNAIQEVLQVFLENTNKDLAFLLSAVGDKDYTDIRATSHKMLPMFRQLEIQDAIHLLEHLENISDDAKGEKTFNILSELKEVLSNLESEIQNYLSKHSIDID; this is encoded by the coding sequence ATGCATCCTAAATCCAAAAAAAGGTTTACCCTTAAAATCGTGTTGAGCTATGTTGCGCTGGGTATTCTTGCCTCTCTGGCTGCATTCTTCATTTATAATGAATTCAAAAACTACACCTCTTCCAAAAACCAAGACGAAAGCAACGAAAAGCTACTGAAGACCAATAGGTTGCTCACACAACTGTACGATGCCGAAAACCTATCCAAGCTGGCCCTTCAGACCAAAAAACCACAGGATCTAAAATCCTATGCGCAAAAAGTGGACTCGATTACCCAATTCATTGATTCGCTCAAGCCTTTGGTACAATCAAATTACGGTAACCAAAGTTCCAAATTGGACAGTGTTCAAGAATTACTGAGCCAAAAGGTGTTCAACAATGCTGAATTGCGCAAACTGAAAGTAAGGAACGAAAACAATACTTCGTTGGATTCGGTTTTAAAGGCTTTTCATGATATGGAAGTGGGTATGGGCAGGATTACCCCCGAAACTTTCGCTCCCAATTTTGATAAATTGTCCCCGGAAGCCAAAAGATCTATCCGAAAATCCGTGGCCATCCTCAATAAAAACATTCCCAACTCTGATGGGAACACGGACGCAAACAATATCGATTCCATTCTAGAGGTTTCCAAATCCATTCTTAACAAAGCCATTACAGAAACTGCTACCGCCGAGCGGACCGTGCTTCAAAAAGAGCTTGAGATTTACCGCACCGACCTGGAGCTTTCCCAAAAAATGAGAGGTATTTTATCGGACTTTGAACGGGAAATGGCACAGAATACATATCTGGACACACTTCAACAAGAGGAAGCTTTGAAAAAAAGCACACGTTTAGCAGGCGGAGCGGTAATCTTGGGATTGATCATTGTGATTGTGTTCACCTTTATGATATCAAAAGATTATTGGAAGGTCCAGGAATATCGGGAACGATTGGAAAGGGCAAAAAAATATTCCGAATCGCTTTTAAAAAGTAGGGAGCAGCTTATTTCGACCGTCAGCCACGACCTAAGAACACCGCTGAATACCATCAGTGGCTATTCCGACTTGATCGAGCAAAGTGGATTGAACACAAAACAGCTGAACTACCTTAAAAAAATTAAGTCCTCTTCTGGCTATGTAGATAATTTGGTGAACGACCTTTTGGACTATTCCAAACTGGAGGCGGGAAAAATCCAGTTGGACAAGGTGCCTTTTGCCCTATTCCAATTAATAGAAGAAACTGCGGTTGATTTTGAAGAAATACAATCAAAAAAAAGAGTATTGCTCCAATTGAAAATAGCTGACGACTTAAAAACACCTATCATCAACGACCCTTTTAGAATACGGCAAATACTAACCAACCTCATTGGCAATGCTTTTAAGTTTACAGATTCCGGCCATGTTAAGGTTGCTGCGGTAGTGGAAGAGAAAAACAAAGCCACATGGGTGAGGATTGATGTTGAGGACACGGGTATAGGAATCCCTGTTGAAAAACAGGAATCTATTTTCCAAGAGTTTACACAAGCAGGAGCTCCTTCCCAAAAAGCCCAGATCGGGTACGGGCTGGGACTTACCATTTCAAGAAAACTGACAGAATTATTGGGAGGTAAGTTAAGTTTAAAGAGCAAAGTAGGTAAAGGGAGTACTTTTACTGTCCGGGTTCCTGTTGAATTTTCTAAAATCGAAGTGGTCGAAAATAATTCCAAAGCGTTTGTTTCCAAGCCAAAAGAACTATCCATTTTGGTTATTGATGATGATGAGAACATGCTTGGTCTTATCTCTGAGGTTTGTAAAATCAACTACATCAAAACAGAAACTCTTTTGAGTTTTGATGATTTTGAACTATCAAAAATCCACCAGTTCGATGCTGTACTAACAGACATTCAAATGCCCACCACAAATGGTTTTTCCGTACTAAAAACAATCAAAAGTATTGGATATAAAAATCCCGTAATTGCCATGACCGGGCAACAAATCGGCAATAAAACGGACTACTTAGACCCCGGTTTTTCGGATGTGCTACAAAAACCTTTTACGGCCAACTCTCTATTGCATGTTTTAAGATCAACAGAAAAGGTGGCCTTGTCCAATGCAATTCCCGCTTCGGAGTCTTCCATGTTCACTCTTAAAAATATTTCGCCCTTTTTGGATGAACCAAATGCCATTCAGGAGGTTTTACAAGTGTTTTTGGAGAACACGAACAAGGATCTAGCGTTTTTGCTTTCCGCCGTTGGTGATAAAGATTATACAGATATTAGGGCTACATCCCACAAAATGTTGCCCATGTTCAGGCAGTTGGAAATACAAGATGCCATCCACTTATTGGAACATTTGGAAAATATTTCCGATGATGCCAAAGGAGAAAAAACGTTCAATATCCTTTCGGAACTAAAAGAAGTGCTGTCCAATTTGGAAAGTGAAATCCAAAATTATTTATCTAAACATTCAATTGATATTGATTGA
- a CDS encoding TonB-dependent receptor: MKIYSIIQKRAVFGSMRPTKNNHGNRIKTLFATMALGGLAFTMSAQEEPIDSLEGEKVVLDEVLVQSVRITKDFPITFSDLDKVELAPRNLGQDIPILMNFMPAVVTTSDAGAGVGYTSMRVRGSDATRINVTINGIPYNDAESHGTFWVNMPDFASSTQSLQLQRGVGTSTNGSGAFGASLNMLTDAFSQEAYAKISSSIGSFNTLRNNVKFSTGLMNDHFEFSGRLSRVTSDGYVDRAASELDGYFLQGAYKDDNTLIKALLFGGHEVTYQAWNGITAEQLENDRTFNSAGIYTDDDGNTQYYENEVDNYKQDHFQLHWYETWNSSWNTHLAVHYTRGRGFFEQFKEDDDFATYGLEPITVNGELVETTDLIRRRWLDNDFYGTIFSATYNNENLELIMGGGYNEYKGDHFGEIIWAEYASGSEIRDRYYDDNSTKTDFNVYTKANYKLTDQWSLFGDVQYRGVTYKANGDDTGLVDDSFNFFNPKAGITFDLNRNNNFYFSYARANREPNRNDYESGSPKPEKLNDFELGWRYISPSFQLNTNVYYMRYKDQLVLTGELNDVGAPLRSNVGDSYRLGLEIDASIRLSNTFQWRPNIALSDNRNIDFFFERDGELQNLGNTNIAYSPKLIAGNIISYMPNANFQVSLLSKFVGKQYMGNIDSETSVLDSYTQTDFNVQYTININSFVKSIEISGLVNNIFDADIVSNGYFYTFDDDYSNPGTITTIEGAGYYPQAGINFLLGATVNF; the protein is encoded by the coding sequence ATGAAAATCTATTCAATTATTCAAAAAAGAGCCGTTTTTGGCTCAATGCGACCGACAAAAAACAATCACGGAAACCGCATTAAAACTTTATTTGCAACAATGGCCCTAGGTGGGCTGGCGTTTACCATGAGCGCCCAAGAAGAACCGATTGACAGTCTTGAAGGAGAAAAAGTGGTGCTGGACGAAGTTTTGGTACAATCGGTAAGGATAACCAAGGATTTTCCCATTACTTTTTCCGATTTGGACAAGGTTGAACTAGCTCCGCGGAACTTGGGACAGGACATTCCCATTCTCATGAATTTTATGCCCGCGGTTGTCACCACCTCGGATGCCGGAGCTGGTGTGGGATACACGAGTATGCGTGTTCGTGGTAGCGATGCAACACGGATAAATGTTACCATTAATGGTATTCCGTACAACGATGCAGAGTCGCATGGGACCTTTTGGGTAAACATGCCCGATTTTGCCTCCTCCACCCAAAGTTTGCAGTTGCAGCGTGGTGTGGGAACTTCTACCAATGGGTCCGGGGCATTTGGAGCAAGTTTGAACATGCTTACAGATGCTTTTTCCCAAGAGGCATACGCTAAAATTTCATCATCTATAGGGAGTTTTAATACGCTTCGGAACAATGTAAAGTTCAGTACAGGATTAATGAACGATCATTTTGAATTCTCTGGGCGACTATCCAGGGTCACATCCGATGGCTATGTGGACCGAGCGGCTTCGGAATTGGATGGCTATTTTCTGCAAGGAGCCTACAAGGATGACAATACCCTGATCAAAGCTTTGCTTTTTGGAGGACATGAGGTTACTTATCAAGCTTGGAATGGAATAACTGCAGAACAGTTGGAAAATGATCGTACTTTTAATTCTGCAGGAATTTATACTGATGATGATGGTAACACCCAATACTACGAAAACGAGGTGGACAATTACAAACAAGATCATTTTCAATTGCATTGGTATGAAACCTGGAATTCTTCTTGGAACACCCATTTAGCCGTACACTACACGCGTGGAAGAGGTTTTTTTGAACAATTTAAGGAAGACGACGATTTTGCTACGTATGGTTTAGAGCCCATCACGGTAAATGGTGAATTGGTGGAAACCACGGATTTGATACGTCGTCGCTGGTTGGACAATGATTTTTACGGAACCATTTTTTCAGCTACCTACAATAACGAGAATCTCGAACTGATTATGGGAGGTGGCTACAACGAGTACAAAGGCGACCACTTTGGTGAGATTATTTGGGCCGAGTATGCCAGCGGTAGCGAAATAAGGGACAGGTATTATGATGATAATTCCACCAAAACCGATTTCAACGTTTATACCAAGGCCAACTACAAATTAACGGATCAATGGTCCTTGTTCGGAGATGTGCAATACCGGGGTGTAACTTACAAAGCCAATGGTGATGATACGGGTTTGGTAGATGATTCCTTCAACTTTTTCAATCCAAAAGCAGGTATAACCTTTGATTTAAATCGCAACAACAACTTCTATTTTTCTTATGCGAGAGCAAATAGGGAGCCCAACCGCAATGATTATGAGAGTGGGAGTCCAAAACCAGAGAAATTAAACGATTTTGAACTGGGATGGCGTTACATTTCACCAAGTTTCCAATTGAATACCAATGTGTACTACATGCGGTACAAAGATCAATTGGTATTGACCGGAGAGTTGAACGATGTAGGGGCACCGTTAAGGTCCAATGTGGGCGATAGTTACCGTTTGGGTCTGGAAATCGATGCAAGCATCAGGCTGTCCAATACGTTTCAGTGGAGACCGAACATTGCTTTGAGCGATAACCGAAATATTGATTTCTTCTTTGAGCGTGATGGGGAACTTCAAAATTTGGGCAACACTAATATTGCCTATTCCCCAAAGCTGATTGCGGGCAACATTATTTCTTATATGCCCAATGCCAATTTTCAAGTTTCGTTATTGTCAAAATTTGTTGGGAAGCAATATATGGGCAACATCGACTCGGAGACCTCTGTTTTGGATAGTTACACCCAAACGGATTTCAATGTTCAGTATACCATCAACATAAACTCTTTTGTGAAAAGTATTGAGATTTCCGGTCTGGTGAACAATATTTTTGATGCTGACATTGTCTCCAACGGCTATTTCTACACTTTTGATGATGATTACTCCAACCCTGGAACTATCACAACCATTGAGGGCGCTGGGTACTATCCGCAAGCAGGGATTAATTTCCTTTTGGGAGCAACGGTCAATTTTTAG
- a CDS encoding thiamine-binding protein, producing MKVSVELTLSPLQDNFEAPVIDFIKKLRDSGLTILENPLSTQVFGDYDKVMELLHSEIKESFENLDHVVLTMKMVKSDRSEYEPHF from the coding sequence ATGAAAGTATCCGTTGAACTAACCTTATCACCACTTCAAGACAATTTTGAAGCTCCTGTCATTGATTTTATCAAAAAGTTGCGCGATTCGGGACTCACTATTTTAGAAAACCCTTTGAGTACACAGGTGTTCGGTGATTATGATAAGGTAATGGAGCTGCTCCATTCAGAAATCAAGGAAAGTTTTGAGAACTTGGACCATGTGGTACTTACTATGAAAATGGTAAAATCCGACCGAAGCGAGTATGAACCCCATTTTTGA
- a CDS encoding sigma-54-dependent transcriptional regulator — translation MPKILIIEDDTAFCQMLQKFLTKNGFAVSVSYSIKDAEERLASSTFDIILSDVRLPKGNGVTLLPQVKRESPKTQVILMTGYAEVKTAVNAIKKGAFDYISKPFTPEEILSVIKDALRTKVTDFKVSRENSKSTEAKKKQINFLKGQGEKSKKLQQYVELVAPTSMSVLLTGESGTGKEVTAKAIHRASKRNNQPFVAVDCGAIPKEIATSEFFGHVKGSFTGAIDDKQGHFEAANGGTLFLDEVGNLSYEHQIQLLRAIQERKIKRVGSTKEIKLDIRIIAATNENLSKAVEEGGFREDLYHRLNEFSIEVPSLRDRREDIPLFADYFLTEANSELDKNILEFSDETKRILQEYDWPGNLREMKNVIKRAVLFSETETMFPNALAEGVVKGASKYEEVNFSKSDYEKERILTALKQTNFNKSKAAKLLQITRKTLYNKINQYQLNV, via the coding sequence ATGCCCAAAATCTTAATAATTGAGGACGATACTGCTTTTTGTCAAATGCTTCAAAAGTTTTTGACCAAGAATGGTTTTGCCGTATCCGTAAGTTATTCCATTAAGGATGCAGAAGAACGTCTTGCATCATCTACCTTCGATATAATTCTATCCGATGTTAGATTGCCAAAAGGAAATGGGGTTACTTTGCTTCCCCAGGTAAAACGCGAGTCACCAAAGACCCAAGTTATTTTAATGACAGGATATGCCGAGGTCAAGACTGCGGTAAATGCCATTAAAAAAGGTGCTTTCGATTATATTTCAAAACCTTTTACACCAGAAGAAATACTTTCCGTAATTAAAGATGCCCTGCGCACCAAAGTAACGGATTTCAAAGTTTCTCGCGAAAACTCAAAATCGACTGAAGCGAAAAAGAAGCAGATCAATTTTTTAAAAGGTCAAGGAGAAAAATCCAAGAAACTCCAACAGTATGTGGAACTGGTCGCTCCTACCAGCATGTCCGTTTTACTAACGGGCGAAAGTGGTACAGGAAAAGAAGTGACCGCAAAAGCCATTCACCGGGCAAGCAAGAGAAATAATCAACCGTTTGTTGCGGTAGACTGTGGTGCCATACCAAAGGAAATTGCCACCAGCGAATTTTTTGGTCATGTAAAGGGCAGTTTTACGGGTGCTATAGATGATAAACAAGGCCATTTTGAAGCGGCCAACGGAGGAACCCTTTTTTTGGATGAGGTAGGGAATCTATCCTACGAACATCAAATTCAGCTGCTTAGGGCCATTCAAGAACGTAAAATAAAAAGAGTGGGCAGCACCAAAGAAATCAAGTTGGATATTCGCATTATTGCTGCCACAAACGAAAATCTTTCCAAAGCTGTGGAAGAAGGTGGTTTTAGGGAGGATTTGTACCATCGACTCAATGAGTTTTCAATTGAGGTACCATCCTTGAGAGATAGACGAGAGGATATTCCCCTATTTGCAGATTATTTTCTGACCGAGGCCAATTCAGAATTGGATAAGAATATTTTAGAGTTTTCCGATGAAACCAAGCGAATCCTTCAGGAGTATGATTGGCCGGGAAATTTGAGGGAAATGAAAAATGTGATCAAAAGGGCCGTTCTTTTTTCTGAAACGGAAACCATGTTCCCAAATGCTTTGGCAGAAGGGGTCGTAAAAGGTGCAAGTAAGTACGAAGAGGTCAATTTTTCTAAATCTGATTATGAGAAGGAGCGGATTCTGACCGCCTTAAAACAGACCAACTTTAACAAAAGCAAAGCGGCAAAACTACTGCAGATCACTCGCAAGACGCTTTACAACAAGATCAATCAATATCAATTGAATGTTTAG
- the pnuC gene encoding nicotinamide riboside transporter PnuC → MNPIFDFFLGPYEDRELSLIILEATAFFFGIASVVYAKREDILVYPTGLVATVITTYIFLVDRLYGDMMMNFYYSIMSIYGWWNWTRRSEDRRLVVNITRTNTKEKWIGFGFFLLTMLVTYGVYRMFGAEIEPTNYVDIFTSGIFFTAMWYMANKKLENWTLWILGDLITVPLYAYRGWGMFSLQYLIFTVLAIQGYLAWKKNLGKSPQTS, encoded by the coding sequence ATGAACCCCATTTTTGATTTTTTTCTCGGCCCCTACGAAGACCGAGAGCTATCCCTGATCATTTTAGAGGCCACTGCTTTTTTCTTTGGAATTGCTAGTGTGGTCTATGCCAAAAGGGAAGATATTTTGGTGTACCCCACGGGATTGGTCGCTACTGTAATAACCACCTATATTTTTCTTGTAGATCGCCTGTATGGTGATATGATGATGAATTTTTATTACTCCATTATGAGTATTTACGGATGGTGGAACTGGACTAGAAGAAGTGAAGATAGGCGGTTGGTGGTCAATATTACGAGAACCAATACCAAGGAAAAATGGATAGGGTTTGGTTTTTTCCTACTGACCATGTTGGTTACTTATGGGGTATACAGGATGTTCGGCGCCGAAATAGAACCAACTAATTACGTGGATATATTCACTTCGGGGATTTTCTTTACCGCGATGTGGTATATGGCCAATAAAAAATTGGAAAACTGGACCCTTTGGATTTTGGGTGATTTAATAACTGTACCTTTGTACGCATATAGAGGATGGGGTATGTTCTCTTTACAATACCTCATTTTTACTGTGTTGGCAATACAGGGATATCTAGCATGGAAGAAAAACTTGGGCAAGAGCCCTCAAACCTCATAA
- a CDS encoding 4'-phosphopantetheinyl transferase family protein, translated as MPIYKTITVSPTTNVYIWKVTEPEAELAKGVELTTHCQNRMDGMKSEAHRRAFLSIRHLMAEAGYVDHDLYYDDFGKPHLRDGKFISITHSHNFTGIIISETDEVGIDIEMQRDKILKIAHKFTPIQEYKTLANSEALMRKLTIVWGAKESLYKIYAQQGLSFLRHINVIDFSFEDTRTVAEILYEGKRSHYEIEFIEFEGFTCVYALKMMGG; from the coding sequence ATGCCCATTTACAAAACAATAACAGTTTCGCCCACTACCAACGTTTACATTTGGAAGGTTACCGAGCCAGAGGCCGAACTTGCTAAGGGGGTGGAGCTTACAACGCATTGCCAAAACAGGATGGACGGCATGAAATCGGAGGCACACCGAAGGGCTTTTTTGAGTATTCGTCACCTTATGGCAGAGGCAGGTTATGTGGATCATGATCTGTATTATGACGACTTTGGAAAACCCCATCTTAGGGATGGAAAATTTATCTCCATTACCCATTCACATAACTTTACCGGAATAATTATCAGTGAAACCGACGAGGTGGGTATCGATATTGAGATGCAGCGGGATAAAATCCTAAAGATTGCCCACAAATTCACACCCATCCAAGAGTACAAAACCTTGGCCAATTCAGAAGCATTGATGCGAAAGCTCACCATTGTTTGGGGCGCCAAAGAGTCGCTCTACAAAATTTACGCACAGCAGGGACTCAGTTTTTTAAGGCATATTAACGTGATTGATTTTTCTTTTGAGGACACTCGTACCGTGGCCGAGATATTATACGAGGGAAAAAGATCGCATTACGAAATTGAATTTATAGAGTTTGAGGGTTTTACATGCGTTTATGCGCTTAAAATGATGGGGGGATGA
- a CDS encoding aldo/keto reductase translates to MNYRRLGKTGINVSEISLGTWQVGGKWGSGFNDTLAENIINEAIDAGVNFIDTADVYEAGASEAAVGRVVKSRSEEVFVATKCGRQINPHVNEGYTVEVLRKYVEDSLKNTGLDCLDLIQLHCPPTEVFYRPEIFELFDRLKDEGKIKNLGVSVEKVEEGLKAIEYPNVNTVQIIFNMFRQRPSELFFEQVQKKDIGVIVRVPLASGLLTGKFSSDSTFEKEDHRNFNREGAAFDKGETFSGVPFNIGLQAVNELKKVFPQRENLAPVALRWILDFSEVSCIIPGASKTEHLKSNLQAVELPPLTEDEKAAVNQIYDKHIKKHVHQLW, encoded by the coding sequence ATGAATTACAGAAGACTAGGTAAAACAGGAATCAATGTCTCGGAAATCTCCTTGGGTACATGGCAAGTAGGAGGAAAATGGGGTTCTGGATTTAATGATACTTTAGCTGAAAATATTATAAATGAAGCCATTGATGCAGGTGTCAACTTTATAGACACTGCCGATGTTTATGAAGCTGGGGCAAGCGAAGCTGCCGTTGGCCGAGTGGTAAAATCCAGATCGGAAGAAGTTTTTGTTGCCACTAAATGTGGCAGGCAAATAAATCCTCATGTGAATGAAGGCTATACCGTGGAAGTGCTTCGAAAATATGTGGAGGATAGCTTAAAAAACACTGGTTTGGATTGCTTGGATTTGATTCAGCTACATTGTCCGCCAACCGAAGTATTTTACAGACCTGAAATTTTTGAGCTCTTTGACCGATTAAAAGACGAAGGCAAAATAAAAAATCTTGGAGTAAGTGTTGAAAAAGTGGAAGAAGGCCTAAAAGCAATAGAATACCCCAATGTAAACACGGTTCAAATCATATTCAACATGTTTAGGCAGCGCCCCTCTGAATTATTTTTTGAGCAGGTACAAAAAAAAGATATTGGTGTGATCGTAAGGGTTCCTTTGGCCAGTGGACTGCTCACCGGAAAATTTTCTTCGGATTCAACCTTTGAAAAAGAGGACCACAGAAACTTTAATAGGGAGGGTGCAGCCTTCGATAAGGGCGAAACCTTTAGCGGTGTGCCTTTTAATATAGGACTACAAGCCGTTAACGAACTCAAAAAAGTATTCCCACAGAGAGAAAACCTTGCACCAGTGGCGCTTCGTTGGATATTGGATTTTTCTGAGGTGAGTTGCATTATTCCGGGAGCCTCAAAAACAGAACACCTAAAAAGCAATCTCCAAGCTGTGGAATTGCCTCCGCTTACCGAAGATGAAAAGGCTGCTGTAAACCAAATCTATGACAAGCACATCAAAAAGCATGTGCACCAACTTTGGTAA
- a CDS encoding AAA family ATPase, with product MEEKLGQEPSNLIKVVLFGPESTGKTTLAQQLAEHYNTQWVPEYAREYLQDKWDRENITCEPHDLVPIAYGQMRLENELAKKANQVLICDTDLLETKVYSEAYYNSTCDPLLEEYALKNTYDLYFLTYIDTPWEADDLRDKPDERERMFAYFKEALENNNRKFVILRGDKASRLSTAVKYIDKLLQKHD from the coding sequence ATGGAAGAAAAACTTGGGCAAGAGCCCTCAAACCTCATAAAAGTAGTCCTTTTTGGACCCGAGTCTACCGGAAAAACCACCTTGGCCCAACAATTGGCCGAGCACTACAATACGCAATGGGTACCCGAATATGCACGGGAATATCTTCAAGATAAATGGGACAGGGAGAACATAACTTGTGAACCCCACGATTTGGTTCCCATTGCCTACGGCCAAATGCGTTTGGAAAATGAATTGGCCAAAAAGGCAAATCAAGTCCTTATTTGTGATACCGATCTTTTGGAGACCAAAGTATATTCGGAGGCTTATTACAATAGTACCTGCGACCCACTTTTGGAGGAGTATGCCCTAAAAAACACCTACGACCTATACTTTTTGACATATATAGATACACCATGGGAGGCGGATGATTTGAGGGACAAGCCAGATGAAAGAGAACGAATGTTTGCGTATTTCAAGGAAGCTTTGGAGAATAATAACAGGAAATTCGTTATTTTAAGGGGGGATAAAGCGTCAAGGCTATCCACAGCAGTAAAATATATAGATAAACTTCTCCAAAAACATGATTGA